In the Sediminibacter sp. Hel_I_10 genome, one interval contains:
- a CDS encoding 3TM-type holin, which translates to MRQSDMLQVELNKVEANHKSIFVAGWRPFIGWVCGSALAYNFILQPLLEFVLSASGVTVSPPELEIGQLITIVLGMLGMAAIVHMKI; encoded by the coding sequence ATGCGACAATCTGATATGTTACAAGTTGAGTTAAACAAAGTAGAGGCTAATCACAAATCTATTTTTGTTGCGGGTTGGCGTCCTTTTATCGGTTGGGTGTGTGGTTCTGCTCTTGCATACAATTTTATCCTTCAACCTTTGTTAGAGTTCGTTCTAAGTGCCTCAGGTGTTACCGTTAGCCCTCCTGAATTAGAAATAGGTCAATTAATTACTATTGTATTGGGTATGCTCGGGATGGCGGCTATCGTACATATGAAAATATAA